TTGCCGGGGCTGGTCGCGGCCACCATCGTCACCGTGGTCAGCCTGATCGGCTATTCCGCCATGGCGGGCGCCATCGGCGGCGGCGGCCTGGGCGACATGGGCATCCGCTACGGGTACCAGCGCTTCCTGCCGGAAGTCATGCTGGCCGTCGTGGTGGTGCTGGTGCTGCTGGTCCAGGCGATACAGAGCTTCGGCGATTGGCTGGTCCGGCGGATGTCGCATCGTTGATGCCGGCGAATCGACGCAATCGAATCGACGCAATCGAATTGACGCAGCCCAATCAAGACACCCCGAATTACCAGGGGAACCGCCCGTGATCCGGGAGCGACGGTTTCCTTTTTTTCATCCAGACGAGCCGATCCGGCTACAGGAATAGTGCAAATGAAATCGACCCTTCTCAAAGTGCTGGCCACGGTCGCCCTGGGCGCCAGCTTCGTGTTGCCGGCCGCGCAGGCCCAGGACAAGCCGTTGAAGGTGGGCGTCACCGGCGGCCCGCACGCCGAGATCTTCGAAGTGGTCAAGCAGGAGGCGGCCAAGCAAGGCCTGAACATCCAGATCATCGAATTCTCGGACTACGTGCAGCCCAACGTCGCGCTGGCCTCGGGCGACCTGGACGCCAACAGCTACCAGCACCAGCCTTATCTGGACAATGCCAACGCCGACCGCGGCTACAAGCTGGTGAGCATCGCCAAGACCGTGATCTTCCCGATGGGCGTCTACAGCAAGAAGGTCAAGAGCCTGGCCGACCTGAAGGAAGGCGCCCGCATCGGCGTGCCGAACGACCCCACCAACGGCGGCCGCGCCCTGTTGCTGCTGCAAAGCCAGGGCCTGATCAAGATCAACCCCACCGCCGGCCTGAAGGCCACGCCCCTGGACGTGGTGGAGAACCCCAAGAAGATCCGCTTCATCGAACTGGACGCCGCCCAGTTGCCCCGTTCGCTGGACGACACCGACGCCTCGGTGATCAACACCAACTTCGCCATGCAGGCCGGCCTCGATCCCAAGCACGACTCCCTCGTGCAGGAATCGGCCGATTCGCCCTACGCCAATGTGCTGGTGGTGCGTGAAAAGGACAAGAATCGCCCCGAGTTCGCCAAGCTCGTCGCCGCCTACCACTCGCAGGCCGTGAAGGACTTCATCGCGAAGAAGTACAAGGACTCGGTGGTTGCTGCCTGGTAAGGGGAGGGGAGGCGAGCGCCTGAGCTATTCCAGCCGCCACGTGGCAAAGCGGAGGGAGGCGAGTCTCCACGCCACATGGAAGGCAAGCCAGGTCCCCACGTCCGATGCTCGCTTCCCGCACTGGTTTGACAATCAGACTCGACCTAGGCCATAATCATTGGCTTCGGTCGGGTCGTTAGCTCAGTCGGTAGAGCAGCGGACTTTTAATCCGTTGGTCGCGCGTTCGAGTCGCGCACGACCCACCAAATTCCCCTGTAGTATCAAGTGCTTAACGCAGCCCTAGCCGGCTGCGTTTTTGCTTTCTGGGCTGACTGTGTCCAAAAACTGACCCTATGAGTAGGGTGCGCCAAGTGCAATGGCGTGAGATGAGTATGCTTCTGAACCCCGCTCAGGGGCCCTTCGTTGATAACAGTTCATCCCCGCGCATGCCAGTGGCCGCGGCCGACTGCTCGCTGGGGTGACGGCCTACGGAGACACGTCGGCGCCGGAGTAATTTCAGAGGCTGGGCTGGCACACTACCTCAGCGTGCCGCCAAGCTTCTCGCAATCTATGGTCTTGCCGTCATCAAGGCGATAGCTCTCGCCGGAGGCCACTGGCCGTGCCCACGCCAGCGCGCCCATCCGATGGCCAGACTTTACCTCCGTGACGACATTGGCGCCGGTTCGACGCGCCTCATCGGCAGCGACCTGAAGGACCTCTGTCGTCCCGCCATACCATCGCTTCGAGCCGACCAGTCTCCCAACGTGGGTTGCCTTTACGTATGGGGGAAGCGGGCTAGGAAGGAAACACACGGGGCCGTTGTAGCGATTAAACTCCGGACCGTCCTTCGGCCGTTTCGTGGAGCTTCTGGCAGCACAGCCTGCGAGCAGCACCACGATAAGCAACCCGCTCAGTGTTTTTCCTCTTTGCATGCGTTTTTCCACGTGCCCCCTTTTGGCGGGACGCATTGTATT
This genomic interval from Bordetella genomosp. 10 contains the following:
- a CDS encoding MetQ/NlpA family ABC transporter substrate-binding protein, which encodes MKSTLLKVLATVALGASFVLPAAQAQDKPLKVGVTGGPHAEIFEVVKQEAAKQGLNIQIIEFSDYVQPNVALASGDLDANSYQHQPYLDNANADRGYKLVSIAKTVIFPMGVYSKKVKSLADLKEGARIGVPNDPTNGGRALLLLQSQGLIKINPTAGLKATPLDVVENPKKIRFIELDAAQLPRSLDDTDASVINTNFAMQAGLDPKHDSLVQESADSPYANVLVVREKDKNRPEFAKLVAAYHSQAVKDFIAKKYKDSVVAAW